A single Xenopus laevis strain J_2021 chromosome 3S, Xenopus_laevis_v10.1, whole genome shotgun sequence DNA region contains:
- the sema4c.S gene encoding semaphorin-4C, whose protein sequence is MFPSCCFVLALLFQAEAWEWGLTPRKTVRYHGVSEVRQSWLSGVSQVMTLKLDENRGALYVGAREVIFSLDLNNIGKELRPPIIWEAPSDNKAECAQKGKSNKTECFNYIRFLEEYNQTHLITCGTYAFQPKCAYIELSGFTLDADNVEEGKGKVPYDPAKGHTGLILDGVLYSATMNNFLGTEPVIQRIVGQHNIMKTEYLASWLNEPNFVSSAHMPESVASEIGDDDKIYFFFTERALEYDCHSEQVVSRVARICKGDLGGARTLQRKWTSFLKARFLCSIPELQLNFNLLKSVFKLEAEEWRSTQFYATFQARWGDSPVSAICQYSIQDIQKVFDGPYKEYREQSQKWGRYSDSVPSPRPGSCITNWHRNQGVYSSQELPDNTLNFVKKHPLMDDSVMPTRRRPLLVRRGTNFTTIAVHRTLGLDGEPYDILFIGTENGWVNKAVSFGSTVHIIEELQVFDKSYPVHSLALSARKSLLFVGSQAGLVQLPFADCSKYRSCADCILARDPYCAWNVNITRCVRADERYRYILLQDVQYSDTSVCEVQSFKAVKPFFKNITVGIGSNVVLPCQLSSNLAQPIWTCNGEDLESDQDSVLFDTTLQALVFLGVDTHHSGYYICYSDEQGTRLMAESYQLTVLASPSLILESRAPLDGLGLVWMMVIALGAVCLALFLAVVYLRRKLKDELEKGSKSMENTLVYPIKLPSQPKTPKFLPSADSDEKLWDPSSFYYSDGSLKIVPGHALCQNSTGSSSPSGNGIPGQPLSSPPLLSPNHMLLAGVRGSSSNGYIRLTLGGGVAEEHPQLGDLNEELRWKLKQRQTLPDSNPEESSV, encoded by the exons ATGTTTCCCAGCTGCTGCTTTGTTCTGGCACTGCTGTTCCAAGCTGAGGCCTGGGAATGGGGCCTGACTCCGAGGAAAACCGTGCGCTACCATG GAGTATCTGAGGTGAGACAGTCCTGGCTCAGCGGCGTCTCCCAAGTCATGACACTGAAGTTGGATGAGAATCGGGGGGCTCTGTATGTGGGCGCAAGAGAAGTCATATTTAGCCTGGACCTCAATAATATCGGAAAAGAGCTGAGGCCTCCG ATTATATGGGAAGCTCCATCAGACAACAAGGCGGAATGTGCCCAAAAGGGAAAGAGCAATAAG ACAGAATGTTTTAACTACATCCGCTTCCTGGAAGAGTACAACCAAACACATCTCATCACTTGTGGGACCTATGCCTTCCAGCCCAAGTGTGCTTATATT GAGTTGTCCGGCTTCACGCTGGATGCAGATAACGTAGAGGAAGGGAAGGGGAAGGTTCCGTATGATCCAGCCAAGGGCCACACTGGCCTCATTTTAG ATGGTGTCCTGTACTCTGCCACCATGAACAATTTTCTTGGAACCGAGCCTGTGATTCAGCGCATTGTGGGGCAGCATAATATAATGAAGACTGAGTATTTGGCATCGTGGCTGAATG AACCAAACTTTGTGAGTTCAGCGCACATGCCAGAGAGTGTGGCCAGTGAAATTGGGGATGATGATAAGATCTACTTCTTTTTTACGGAAAGGGCGCTAGAATACGACTGCCACAGTGAGCAAGTGGTTTCCAGGGTGGCACGTATCTGCAAG GGGGATTTAGGAGGGGCTCGTACTCTGCAGAGGAAGTGGACTAGTTTCCTGAAAGCCCGGTTTCTCTGCTCCATCCCAGAGCTTCAGCTgaattttaaccttttaaaaTCTGTATTTAAACTCGAGGCTGAAGAGTGGCGCTCCACTCAGTTCTATGCCACCTTTCAGGCTCGCTG GGGGGATTCTCCAGTGTCCGCTATCTGTCAGTATTCCATCCAGGACATCCAGAAGGTCTTTGATGGACCATACAAGGAGTACCGTGAGCAGTCCCAGAAGTGGGGTCGATACTCCGACTCTGTGCCAAGTCCCCGACCTGGATCA TGTATCACCAACTGGCACAGAAATCAAGGTGTGTACAGCTCCCAGGAGCTTCCAGACAACACCCTTAACTTTGTCAAGAAGCATCCGCTTATGGACGACTCTGTAATGCCTACCCGTAGGCGCCCGTTGCTGGTCAGAAGGGGAACAAACTTTACAACCATTGCAGTGCACAGGACCTTGGGTTTGGATGGAGAGCCTTATGATATCCTCTTCATTGGAACAG AGAATGGTTGGGTAAATAAAGCTGTGAGCTTTGGATCGACGGTGCACATAATTGAGGAGCTGCAAGTTTTTGACAAATCCTATCCTGTGCACAGCTTGGCTCTATCTGCTCGCAAG TCTCTTCTGTTTGTGGGCTCACAAGCTGGGCTGGTGCAGCTTCCCTTTGCAGACTGCAGTAAATACCGCTCCTGTGCTGACTGCATACTCGCTCGTGACCCCTACTGTGCCTGGAATGTTAACATTACTCGCTGTGTGCGCGCAGATGAACGATACAG GTATATACTCCTCCAGGATGTTCAGTACTCCGACACATCAGTGTGTGAGGTGCAGAGCTTTAAAGCGG TGAAACCCTTTTTTAAGAACATTACTGTTGGCATTGGCTCAAACGTGGTCCTTCCTTGCCAGTTATCTTCTAACCTGGCACAACCCATCTGGACATGCAATGGGGAAGACCTGGAAAGTGACCAAGACTCTGTGCTGTTTGACACCACTCTCCAGGCACTGGTCTTTCTTGGAGTGGATACTCATCATTCTGGTTATTACATCTGTTACTCAGATGAGCAGGGAACTCGCCTGATGGCAGAGAGCTACCAGCTAACCGTGTTGGCCTCTCCTTCCCTTATTCTTGAATCTCGTGCTCCTTTGGATGGGCTGGGTCTAGTGTGGATGATGGTGATTGCACTGGGGGCAGTGTGCCTAGCCCTGTTCCTGGCTGTTGTCTACCTGCGCAGGAAGTTAAAGGATGAACTGGAAAAAGGTTCCAAATCCATGGAGAACACGTTGGTGTATCCTATCAAACTGCCCTCTCAACCCAAGACTCCTAAGTTCCTGCCTAGTGCAGACTCTGATGAAAAACTGTGGGATCCTTCCTCTTTCTACTATTCTGACGGTTCTCTGAAAATTGTACCCGGCCATGCACTGTGCCAGAACAGCACTGGCTCCTCCTCACCTTCTGGAAATGGTATCCCAGGGCAGCCTCTTTCTTCACCTCCCCTGCTTTCGCCCAATCATATGCTTTTGGCAGGAGTCCGGGGCTCAAGTAGTAATGGTTATATTCGACTGACCCTCGGCGGGGGTGTGGCTGAGGAGCACCCACAGCTAGGGGATCTTAATGAGGAACTTCGGTGGAAACTAAAGCAGAGGCAAACGTTGCCAGACTCCAATCCAGAGGAATCCTCTGTTTGA